In Silene latifolia isolate original U9 population chromosome X, ASM4854445v1, whole genome shotgun sequence, the following proteins share a genomic window:
- the LOC141619999 gene encoding uncharacterized protein LOC141619999, whose translation MSNLTKLDFAALDISGSNYSEWVLDAEMHLKSYTLGDAIKVENTASEQNKAQAMIFLRRHLHEGLKYEYLTVKDPLILWQNLKESSQLLFSQQYRQRGFKKYSELVSCLLVAEKNNEILLKNHQSRPTGTDPLPAVNATVSSPFPKVNATRYDNNHKYWGPTRNDGPRRGRGRGNYRGGRGGKFKKSYSHQKDGPYEKNEKGVENLCHRCGSIGHWARTCHTPKHLVDLYQQSQENNKGKNIEANFTDKHDNFETNYADGDNYLSPKSGEYLDLDDSDFLTYDTSGEIGPVIGDESVHKLD comes from the exons ATGTCGAATTTGACCAAACTTGATTTTGCGGCCTTGGATATCTCTGGAAGTAATTACTCCGAATGGGTGCTAGATGCCGAGATGCATCTTAAGTCTTATACCCTTGGGGATGCTATTAAAGTGGAGAATACAGCATCCGAACAAAATAAGGCCCAGGCCATGATTTTTCTCCGTCGTCACCTCCATGAGGGACTCAAATATGAATATTTGACAGTGAAAGATCCTTTGATCTTATGGCAAAATCTGAAAGAAAG TTCACAATTGCTATTTTCACAGCAATATCGTCAGAGAGGATTTAAAAAATACTCTGAACTAGTTTCATGCTTATTGGTGGCTGAGAAAAATAATGAAATCCTGTTAAAAAACCACCAGTCCCGTCCTACTGGTACTGATCCATTACCAGCAGTGAATGCGACAGTTTCTAGTCCATTCCCTAAAGTGAATGCGACAAGGTATGATAATAATCATAAATATTGGGGCCCCACCAGAAATGATGGCCCTAGACGTGGACGAGGACGAGGAAATTATCGAGGTGGTAGAGGTGGAAAATTTAAAAAGTCATATTCTCACCAAAAGGATGGTCCAtatgagaaaaatgaaaaaggCGTTGAAAATTTATGTCACCGTTGTGGTAGTATAGGTCATTGGGCTCGTACCTGTCATACGCCTAAACATCTTGTGGATCTCTACCAACAGTCTCAAGAAAATAATAAAGGGAAGAATATAGAAGCAAATTTTACTGATAAGCATGACAATTTTGAGACAAATTATGCCGATGGTGATAATTATCTATCTCCCAAATCTGGTGAATATTTGGATTTGGACGATTCAGATTTCTTAACTTATGACACTAGTGGAGAAATTGGCCCTGTGATTGGAGATGAAAGTGTCCATAAGTTGGACTAA